The following coding sequences are from one Oceanidesulfovibrio indonesiensis window:
- a CDS encoding pyruvoyl-dependent arginine decarboxylase translates to MHPSFVPTRAFFTKGIGVHKNKLQSFELALREAGIEKQNLVYVSSIYPPNCKLVDIQEGVQQLKAGQITFCVMARNATNEKGRLVGSCVGMAFPANHEHYGYISEHTAFGQEESEIGDFAEDLASTMLATTQGIEFDPETAYDERREIYLMSGKIIDSRSLPCVTKGVGNMWTTTISAVVFLP, encoded by the coding sequence ATGCATCCATCCTTTGTACCGACCCGCGCCTTCTTCACCAAGGGCATCGGCGTCCATAAGAACAAACTGCAGTCCTTCGAGCTCGCCCTGCGCGAAGCCGGCATTGAAAAGCAGAACCTGGTGTATGTCTCGTCCATATACCCGCCCAACTGCAAGCTGGTGGATATCCAGGAAGGGGTGCAGCAGCTCAAGGCCGGCCAGATCACCTTTTGCGTGATGGCCCGCAACGCCACCAACGAAAAGGGCCGCCTCGTGGGCTCCTGCGTGGGCATGGCGTTCCCGGCCAACCACGAGCATTATGGATATATTTCCGAGCACACGGCCTTCGGCCAGGAAGAATCCGAGATCGGCGACTTTGCCGAGGACCTCGCTTCCACCATGCTCGCCACCACCCAGGGTATCGAATTCGATCCCGAAACCGCCTACGACGAACGTCGCGAGATATATCTCATGAGCGGCAAGATCATCGACTCCCGCTCCCTGCCCTGCGTGACCAAGGGCGTCGGCAACATGTGGACCACGACGATCTCCGCCGTGGTGTTTCTGCCGTAG
- a CDS encoding SPOR domain-containing protein, with amino-acid sequence MRFELGKKQKAEDSGKRYKLELSMIGWVATVAVLLIGVTWVFIFGVLVGRGYRPEQNVPELARIMPSDKKDQAAAGSNNDVLKAEELQFYDSLKEDAPTATENGKTEPASRTPVKTPEKAASQQAGQQQTAQKKAPQEKPAASQQAAEAKAPPQTAQKQTAAASATKSDLLDPPEPAPTSEPAKAATPQPGTAADDADDGDQQVYDYIYQVAAFADPKSAEKFRGQLSGLGLKSSLQESAGESKTWHRVMVHFQGRPEDTRQLRTRLAEIGVDRIILRQKKPI; translated from the coding sequence ATGCGTTTCGAACTCGGCAAAAAGCAGAAGGCAGAAGACTCCGGTAAGCGGTACAAGCTCGAACTGAGCATGATCGGCTGGGTGGCGACCGTCGCGGTGCTGCTCATCGGCGTCACCTGGGTCTTCATTTTCGGTGTGCTCGTGGGCCGTGGCTACAGGCCCGAGCAGAATGTGCCGGAGCTTGCGCGCATCATGCCGTCCGACAAAAAGGACCAGGCCGCCGCCGGTTCGAACAACGACGTGCTCAAGGCCGAGGAGCTCCAGTTCTACGATTCGCTCAAGGAGGATGCGCCGACAGCCACGGAGAACGGCAAGACGGAGCCCGCATCCCGCACTCCCGTGAAGACGCCTGAAAAGGCTGCTTCCCAGCAGGCAGGCCAGCAACAGACCGCTCAGAAAAAGGCGCCGCAGGAAAAGCCGGCTGCATCGCAGCAGGCCGCGGAAGCCAAGGCGCCGCCCCAGACAGCCCAGAAACAGACCGCCGCCGCATCGGCCACGAAATCCGACCTGCTCGATCCGCCCGAGCCCGCCCCCACGAGTGAACCGGCCAAGGCCGCGACGCCCCAGCCCGGGACAGCTGCCGACGACGCCGACGACGGCGACCAGCAGGTATACGATTACATTTACCAGGTGGCTGCCTTTGCCGATCCCAAGTCCGCGGAAAAGTTTCGCGGTCAGCTGAGCGGCCTCGGATTGAAATCCAGCCTCCAGGAAAGCGCGGGCGAGAGCAAGACCTGGCACCGGGTCATGGTTCACTTCCAGGGCCGGCCGGAAGACACCCGCCAGCTCAGGACGCGGCTTGCGGAAATCGGCGTGGACCGAATCATTCTCCGTCAAAAAAAGCCAATATAA
- the argS gene encoding arginine--tRNA ligase, with the protein MRALTLFTRLLADHVRQAGLEWPEKASLEPPKDKQFGDMASNLAMVLAGQAKTKPRDLAQKMADDLVSHPEVERVEIAGPGFVNATFSPSFWQQAVPEIIQAGEQYGHVNVGSGKKVQVEYVSANPTGPLHIGHGRGAALGDSLARILRFTGHDVETEYYVNDAGRQMNLLGMSVWVRLQQSLKVDVDLPEDCYRGDYIKDIAANVLMRHPELGDVAVGDDPDARQCAVDICRQVAMDEILEGIKKDLQDFGVEHQVWFSEKSLVEAGAVEKTLAALQAEGRAYEEGGAFWFKSTLFGDDKDRVLRKSDGSLTYFASDIAYHADKYSRGFDLVVDIWGADHHGYVPRMKAAVEALGRSRDDLEIVLVQLVNLLRGGEQVAMSTRAGEFETLADVVQEVGADAARFIFLSRKSDSKLDFDLELVKSKTMDNPVFYVQYAHARIHSLMRKAVEEGRAVPGLADATPETLAALNTPEDLALLRQLDQFPDAVAAAARNLSPHHVSGYLLELAGSLHRYYTAHPVLAAGDEQTVVARMLLLSVVAQVIRTGLGLLGVNAPERM; encoded by the coding sequence ATGCGCGCACTCACTCTGTTCACCCGGCTCCTTGCGGACCATGTCCGCCAGGCAGGCCTGGAATGGCCGGAAAAGGCCAGCCTCGAACCGCCCAAGGACAAGCAGTTCGGCGACATGGCCTCCAACCTCGCCATGGTCCTCGCCGGACAGGCCAAGACCAAGCCGCGCGACCTGGCGCAGAAGATGGCCGACGATCTCGTCTCCCATCCGGAGGTCGAGCGCGTGGAAATCGCCGGCCCCGGCTTCGTCAACGCCACCTTCTCGCCCTCCTTCTGGCAGCAGGCCGTTCCGGAGATTATCCAGGCAGGCGAGCAGTACGGCCACGTAAACGTGGGCAGCGGCAAGAAGGTCCAGGTGGAGTACGTCTCCGCCAATCCCACCGGCCCCCTGCACATAGGCCACGGCCGCGGCGCAGCTCTGGGCGACAGCCTGGCCCGCATCCTGCGCTTCACCGGCCATGACGTGGAGACCGAATACTACGTGAACGACGCCGGCCGGCAGATGAACCTGCTCGGCATGTCGGTGTGGGTGCGCTTGCAGCAGTCCCTCAAGGTGGACGTGGACCTGCCCGAGGACTGCTACAGAGGCGACTACATCAAGGACATCGCGGCTAACGTGCTGATGCGCCACCCCGAGCTGGGCGACGTTGCCGTGGGCGACGATCCTGACGCCAGGCAGTGCGCCGTGGATATCTGCCGCCAGGTGGCCATGGATGAAATCCTCGAAGGCATCAAAAAGGATCTGCAGGACTTCGGCGTGGAGCACCAGGTGTGGTTCTCCGAGAAGAGCCTCGTGGAGGCAGGCGCCGTGGAGAAAACCCTTGCAGCCCTCCAGGCCGAAGGCCGGGCCTACGAGGAAGGCGGCGCCTTCTGGTTCAAATCCACCCTGTTCGGCGACGACAAGGACCGGGTGCTGCGCAAGTCCGACGGCAGCCTGACATATTTCGCCTCGGACATCGCCTACCATGCGGACAAATACTCCCGCGGCTTCGACCTCGTCGTGGACATCTGGGGCGCGGACCACCACGGCTACGTGCCGCGCATGAAAGCGGCGGTGGAAGCACTGGGCCGCAGCCGCGACGACCTCGAAATTGTGCTCGTGCAGCTCGTGAACCTGCTGCGCGGAGGCGAGCAGGTCGCCATGTCCACCCGGGCCGGGGAGTTCGAGACCCTGGCCGACGTGGTGCAGGAAGTAGGCGCGGACGCGGCGCGGTTCATCTTCCTCTCGCGCAAGAGCGATTCCAAACTCGATTTCGATCTTGAGCTGGTCAAGTCCAAAACCATGGACAACCCGGTCTTCTACGTCCAGTACGCACACGCGCGCATCCATTCGCTCATGCGCAAGGCCGTGGAAGAAGGACGCGCCGTTCCCGGCCTTGCCGATGCGACGCCGGAAACTCTCGCCGCGCTGAACACCCCCGAAGACCTCGCCCTGCTCCGCCAGCTGGACCAGTTCCCGGATGCGGTGGCCGCGGCCGCCAGGAACCTGAGTCCGCACCACGTAAGCGGCTATCTTCTGGAACTGGCCGGATCGCTGCACAGATATTATACGGCGCACCCTGTGCTTGCCGCCGGCGACGAGCAGACCGTCGTGGCAAGGATGCTGCTGCTGTCCGTGGTGGCTCAGGTGATTCGCACAGGGCTCGGACTCCTCGGCGTCAATGCGCCGGAGCGGATGTAG
- a CDS encoding ACP S-malonyltransferase — protein MDPTTTTALLFPGQGSQEPGMGRSLAEASSDVMALWKKAESASGAALREIYWDGDADAMAETRYLQPALTVVNISVYMAFEPVLDQHAATALMTGHSLGEFSALAAARVLSLEDVIETVSLRGRLMAEADPEGRGAMAAVLKLDEGAVEELVQEVGESTGKLLVLANRNSPTQYVVSGEAEAVDAMAQPVKERKGRLIRLPVSGAFHSPLMQEAAAELGGFMKKLSWSAPKRPVYFNVTAGPESDPLAVMDIMARQMTSPVRFIEIVDGLWQAGARQFVELGPKNVLAKLTAACLGKDKEYETASVMEPESVRDVFSA, from the coding sequence ATGGACCCCACGACCACCACCGCCCTGCTGTTCCCCGGCCAGGGCTCTCAGGAACCGGGCATGGGCCGCAGCCTTGCAGAGGCTTCCAGCGACGTCATGGCCCTCTGGAAAAAAGCGGAGTCCGCCTCCGGCGCCGCCCTGCGCGAAATCTACTGGGACGGCGACGCCGACGCAATGGCCGAGACACGCTACTTGCAGCCGGCTCTCACCGTTGTCAACATCAGCGTGTACATGGCGTTCGAGCCGGTGCTGGACCAACACGCCGCCACCGCGCTCATGACAGGGCACAGCCTGGGCGAGTTCAGCGCTCTGGCAGCGGCGCGGGTCCTCTCTCTGGAAGACGTCATCGAGACCGTTTCCCTGCGCGGCCGTTTGATGGCCGAGGCCGACCCCGAAGGCAGAGGCGCCATGGCCGCAGTGCTCAAGCTGGACGAAGGCGCCGTGGAAGAACTGGTGCAGGAGGTGGGCGAATCCACCGGCAAGCTGCTGGTGCTGGCCAACCGCAACTCTCCCACGCAGTACGTGGTGAGCGGCGAGGCCGAAGCCGTGGACGCCATGGCGCAGCCCGTGAAGGAACGCAAGGGCCGGCTTATAAGGCTGCCTGTCTCCGGCGCGTTCCACAGCCCGCTCATGCAGGAGGCCGCGGCCGAACTCGGAGGCTTCATGAAAAAGCTCTCCTGGAGCGCCCCGAAACGGCCCGTGTACTTCAACGTGACGGCTGGCCCCGAGTCCGATCCCTTGGCAGTCATGGACATCATGGCCCGGCAGATGACCTCGCCTGTGCGCTTCATCGAGATCGTGGACGGCCTCTGGCAGGCCGGCGCCCGGCAGTTCGTCGAACTCGGACCAAAGAACGTCCTCGCCAAGCTCACCGCGGCGTGCCTGGGCAAGGACAAAGAATATGAGACAGCGAGCGTAATGGAACCGGAATCAGTGCGGGACGTATTCTCCGCCTGA
- a CDS encoding 16S rRNA (guanine(527)-N(7))-methyltransferase RsmG, whose amino-acid sequence MAKQIVTAGQVIDWLTPAAQAAGLAQEELETAAPLLSRYGELLLGWGASMNLVGVKQPRRLMEELVADSLHLAGFLREHHPGAALTYDLGAGAGLPGIPLRFFYGSGEHVMAEVREKRVIFLRYAIAELGLQNVRVVHGPAEELIAGKQADIVTARAFLPWPELLRLVAGDDPEKCAALVSGGRVVVLASEPPPAADDPRVPAILQADAWRRYETAAGERYFWSFSSSSSSESSLFIPASTPR is encoded by the coding sequence ATGGCGAAGCAGATTGTCACGGCAGGGCAGGTCATCGACTGGCTGACGCCCGCGGCGCAGGCCGCCGGGCTGGCGCAGGAAGAGCTTGAAACCGCCGCGCCGCTTCTGTCGCGCTACGGCGAGCTGCTGCTGGGCTGGGGCGCGTCCATGAACCTGGTGGGCGTCAAGCAGCCGCGGCGGCTCATGGAAGAGCTCGTGGCGGACAGCCTGCATCTGGCGGGATTCCTGCGGGAGCATCATCCCGGGGCGGCGCTCACCTACGACCTCGGCGCCGGCGCCGGCCTGCCCGGCATCCCCCTGCGCTTTTTTTATGGCAGCGGCGAGCACGTGATGGCCGAGGTGCGCGAGAAGCGCGTCATCTTTCTGCGCTACGCCATAGCCGAGCTGGGGCTGCAGAACGTGCGCGTGGTGCACGGGCCTGCCGAAGAACTCATCGCCGGGAAGCAGGCGGACATCGTAACTGCGCGGGCGTTTCTGCCCTGGCCGGAGCTGTTGCGCCTGGTGGCCGGCGACGATCCGGAAAAATGCGCGGCTCTGGTGTCGGGGGGCAGGGTGGTCGTGCTGGCCTCGGAACCGCCGCCGGCGGCGGATGATCCGCGCGTCCCCGCTATCCTGCAGGCCGATGCCTGGCGTCGCTACGAGACGGCTGCCGGCGAGCGCTATTTCTGGTCCTTTTCCTCGTCTTCCTCGTCCGAGTCGTCGCTTTTCATACCAGCGAGCACGCCCAGGTAG
- a CDS encoding STT3 domain-containing protein, translating into MHSYFDIFHSRRGRFGQEWKAIVAICAIVLLAGTAVRMQELPSWNQEAYKVAGEFIMGTHDAYHWLAGALGFGTAADQPPSRLLRVVSGLTGFSAGNTGFFLPAVFGGLVGAATVLWAWALGGLRAGLVAGVVATMAPGYYYRSRLGYYDTDIVTLLFPLLLTFGLALWLESSLRPSWLKRFGPERDPGRFEDGGGDQDAERARADAYIPDRFFLLWPALLGGFGAWAALWHGHMLTFLQLTVFMLLFLVAAAGRRGRRGALLWGVAAFAAAGFWGGFGFVGALAAALIAAALPASTRMRLNAWISGLALVLVVLVASGAAGAIIDGAASFLGSYVKPVAQQSAFRGREVGELVFPGIGQSVIEAQNLPLAEVFARFHPWNWLSLAGIGGFLFLLVLRPTALFLLPFLLISLASFKLGTRMAMFGAPAVGLGVGFLFLWMGRTVFGGRPWSNYALTLVLGAIAFVLALPGLSVFKELPPTPVLSRNHAEALIALGQTADEGSQVWTWWDWGYATHYYAQLHSFADGGRHYGEHVFTLGLALTTPNPLQSAQLIQFSALNDNEPWHAWEDMGMYETREFLRSLGSDVKNFAPETSQYVVATFENIRLSPWICYYGTWDFEKQKGVHARVASIRESFNLDWDEGAMVLQSDDEPVPVKSIHVLTADGRKDRHYEQNAGPHLILNTESQRYFAVDELAFQSMLVQLLIAPKDLERMNRHFELVYDDFPWVRIYKVRAKQPPFLNGGGTESRQ; encoded by the coding sequence GTGCACTCATATTTCGACATATTTCACTCTCGTCGCGGCCGTTTCGGCCAGGAATGGAAAGCCATCGTCGCCATCTGCGCCATCGTGCTGCTGGCCGGAACAGCCGTGCGCATGCAGGAGCTGCCGTCCTGGAACCAGGAAGCGTACAAAGTCGCGGGCGAGTTCATCATGGGAACGCACGACGCCTACCACTGGCTGGCCGGCGCTCTGGGCTTCGGCACCGCGGCGGATCAGCCGCCGTCCCGGTTGCTGCGTGTGGTGAGCGGGCTGACCGGATTCTCCGCAGGGAACACGGGATTTTTTCTGCCGGCGGTGTTCGGCGGGCTCGTGGGCGCGGCCACGGTGCTCTGGGCCTGGGCTCTCGGGGGCCTGCGCGCCGGGCTGGTCGCCGGCGTGGTCGCAACCATGGCTCCGGGATACTACTACCGCAGCCGCCTGGGGTACTACGACACGGACATCGTAACCCTGTTGTTTCCGTTGCTGCTCACGTTCGGACTGGCGCTCTGGCTGGAAAGTTCATTGCGGCCAAGCTGGCTGAAGCGCTTCGGTCCCGAGCGCGATCCCGGGCGTTTTGAGGACGGCGGCGGCGACCAAGATGCCGAGAGAGCGCGCGCGGACGCTTATATCCCTGATCGATTCTTCCTTCTCTGGCCGGCGCTGCTGGGCGGGTTTGGCGCATGGGCCGCATTGTGGCACGGCCACATGCTCACGTTTTTGCAGCTCACCGTGTTCATGCTGCTGTTCCTCGTCGCTGCCGCGGGCAGGCGAGGACGCCGGGGCGCACTGCTCTGGGGTGTGGCCGCTTTTGCCGCGGCCGGCTTCTGGGGTGGCTTCGGCTTCGTGGGCGCTCTTGCTGCGGCGCTCATTGCGGCGGCGTTGCCCGCATCCACCCGGATGCGCCTCAATGCCTGGATTTCCGGCCTCGCACTCGTCCTGGTCGTGCTGGTGGCATCCGGCGCGGCCGGCGCCATCATCGACGGCGCCGCATCCTTTCTGGGCAGTTACGTCAAACCTGTGGCGCAGCAGTCGGCCTTCCGCGGCCGGGAAGTCGGCGAACTCGTGTTCCCGGGCATCGGACAGTCGGTCATCGAGGCGCAGAACCTGCCGCTGGCCGAGGTCTTTGCCCGTTTCCATCCCTGGAACTGGCTCTCCCTGGCGGGCATCGGCGGGTTTCTGTTCCTGCTCGTGCTGCGACCCACCGCATTGTTTCTGCTGCCTTTTCTGCTCATATCGCTCGCCTCGTTCAAGCTCGGCACGCGCATGGCCATGTTCGGCGCGCCGGCCGTGGGTCTCGGGGTGGGCTTTCTGTTCCTGTGGATGGGCCGGACCGTGTTCGGCGGGCGTCCCTGGAGCAACTATGCGCTCACCCTTGTTCTGGGGGCAATCGCGTTCGTGCTGGCTCTGCCTGGTCTGTCCGTGTTCAAGGAGCTGCCGCCCACGCCGGTGCTGTCCCGGAATCATGCCGAAGCGCTGATCGCCCTGGGCCAAACGGCCGATGAAGGCAGCCAGGTGTGGACCTGGTGGGACTGGGGCTACGCCACTCATTACTACGCCCAGCTCCACTCCTTTGCCGACGGCGGCCGCCACTACGGAGAGCACGTCTTTACTCTTGGGCTCGCCCTGACCACGCCGAACCCCCTGCAGTCCGCACAGCTCATCCAGTTCTCGGCCCTGAACGACAACGAGCCCTGGCACGCCTGGGAGGACATGGGAATGTACGAAACGCGGGAGTTCCTGCGCAGCCTGGGCTCGGACGTCAAGAATTTCGCGCCGGAGACGTCGCAATACGTGGTGGCGACCTTCGAGAACATCCGGTTGTCGCCGTGGATTTGCTACTACGGGACGTGGGATTTCGAAAAACAAAAGGGCGTGCACGCGCGTGTGGCCTCGATCCGGGAGTCATTCAACCTGGACTGGGACGAAGGCGCGATGGTGCTCCAGAGCGATGATGAGCCCGTGCCCGTGAAGTCCATCCACGTGCTCACCGCCGATGGTCGGAAGGACCGCCACTACGAGCAGAACGCCGGGCCGCATCTGATTCTGAACACGGAGAGCCAGCGCTACTTTGCCGTGGACGAGCTGGCGTTCCAGTCCATGCTCGTGCAGCTGTTGATTGCGCCCAAGGATTTAGAGCGGATGAACCGCCATTTCGAACTCGTATACGACGACTTTCCCTGGGTGCGCATCTACAAGGTGCGCGCGAAGCAGCCGCCGTTTCTCAACGGTGGTGGTACGGAGTCCCGGCAATGA
- a CDS encoding 23S rRNA (pseudouridine(1915)-N(3))-methyltransferase RlmH: MRIIRLIAVGKLKQPFFRGAAAHYVEAVSRQYRLEESTVKDGPPKLGPEDKSAWEGEKILAALDDRDIPICLDERGKARGSEAFAHWMDAMLEDQNRRPCFIVGGAFGLSPAVRRRASHTMSLGPMTLPHELARVVLLEQLYRASTIIAGTPYHHR, encoded by the coding sequence ATGCGAATTATCCGCCTTATAGCCGTGGGCAAGCTCAAGCAGCCCTTTTTCCGCGGCGCCGCCGCGCATTACGTCGAGGCGGTCTCCAGGCAATATCGGCTGGAAGAGAGCACGGTCAAGGACGGCCCGCCCAAGCTGGGGCCGGAGGACAAGTCCGCGTGGGAGGGCGAAAAGATTCTCGCCGCCCTGGACGACCGGGACATCCCCATCTGCCTGGACGAACGCGGCAAGGCCCGCGGGTCGGAGGCGTTCGCCCACTGGATGGACGCCATGCTGGAAGACCAGAACCGCCGGCCCTGCTTCATCGTGGGCGGGGCGTTCGGACTCTCCCCGGCCGTGCGGCGCAGGGCGTCGCACACCATGAGCCTGGGGCCCATGACGCTGCCCCACGAACTTGCCCGGGTCGTCCTGCTGGAGCAGCTCTACCGCGCCTCGACCATCATTGCCGGGACTCCGTACCACCACCGTTGA
- a CDS encoding L-threonylcarbamoyladenylate synthase, translated as MNPLTYEEAVGRLRAGSSLVYPTETFFGLGCKATDPQAVGGVVRCKGRPEAKPLPVIVGSLDQLDPLTEGFPEVSQQNCLEALAARFWPGPVAVLLPARKDLPRPLHGATGHVAVRVCGHPLARRLCLEVGEPLVATSANMAGAPPAATVADLDMELVRAAGGYVHGPPDPVGAMPSTIVSILEGGSLRIMRQGIVPCEAFSDLGFRVV; from the coding sequence ATGAATCCTCTGACATACGAAGAAGCTGTGGGCCGTCTGCGCGCAGGCTCCAGCCTCGTCTATCCTACGGAAACCTTTTTCGGCCTTGGCTGCAAGGCCACGGACCCGCAGGCTGTGGGCGGCGTGGTTCGCTGCAAGGGCCGTCCTGAGGCGAAGCCCTTGCCCGTCATCGTAGGCTCCCTGGACCAGCTGGACCCGCTGACCGAAGGATTTCCGGAAGTCTCGCAACAGAACTGCCTGGAAGCGCTGGCTGCGCGGTTCTGGCCCGGACCCGTGGCGGTGCTGCTGCCCGCGCGGAAGGATTTGCCCCGGCCCCTGCACGGCGCCACAGGCCATGTGGCGGTGCGCGTGTGCGGGCATCCTCTTGCGCGGCGGCTGTGCCTGGAGGTGGGCGAGCCCCTCGTGGCCACCAGCGCGAACATGGCCGGCGCTCCGCCCGCTGCCACAGTGGCGGATTTGGATATGGAGCTGGTCCGCGCCGCCGGCGGATACGTGCATGGACCGCCGGACCCGGTGGGCGCCATGCCGTCCACCATTGTATCCATTCTGGAGGGAGGCTCGTTGCGTATCATGCGCCAAGGCATCGTGCCGTGCGAAGCGTTCTCGGACCTCGGTTTCCGTGTCGTGTAA
- a CDS encoding glycosyltransferase family 9 protein, translated as MAADKIILVHNGAVGDFLIAWPALLALARRYDQEAPLFYAGRETYMDWARAAGFEPAPAEMRAAVERLYSAADWRTPALSSLAGSLIVWIGLRTPPFAETLLDHRSDDPTRLVFLPMVGPDAEESTREHLARMLREQLGIAWPQDHAAVWRERVAGWSGVGRGGDVLLFPGAGHRAKEWPMNNWLDLARRLRNRGAFCRLALGPAELERGFDAQEIPVARPATLAELAAAIAGASVSVSADTGPLHLAALAGAPCIALFGPTSARQWAPDGVRILRAHAECRPCSRTTRSITCETRRCMATISVEEVERHVLASIAAQKEKPA; from the coding sequence ATGGCTGCTGACAAGATCATACTCGTCCACAACGGCGCGGTGGGGGATTTTCTCATCGCCTGGCCGGCGCTTCTGGCCCTGGCGCGTCGGTACGATCAGGAAGCGCCGCTGTTCTACGCCGGTCGCGAGACATATATGGATTGGGCGCGGGCCGCCGGGTTCGAGCCGGCGCCGGCCGAGATGCGCGCCGCCGTGGAACGCCTATACAGTGCAGCGGACTGGCGCACCCCAGCCCTGTCCTCGCTTGCCGGCTCGCTGATTGTCTGGATCGGCCTGCGCACACCGCCCTTTGCCGAAACGCTTCTCGATCATCGATCCGACGACCCGACGCGGCTCGTGTTCCTGCCCATGGTCGGACCGGATGCGGAGGAATCCACTCGCGAACATCTCGCCCGCATGCTTCGCGAACAGCTCGGCATTGCCTGGCCGCAGGACCACGCCGCCGTGTGGCGCGAGCGAGTTGCAGGTTGGAGCGGAGTGGGCCGGGGCGGGGATGTCTTGCTGTTTCCGGGCGCGGGTCACCGGGCCAAGGAGTGGCCTATGAATAACTGGCTCGATCTTGCCCGGCGCCTCAGGAACAGGGGGGCCTTTTGCAGGCTGGCTCTGGGTCCGGCGGAACTGGAGCGTGGTTTCGACGCCCAGGAAATCCCCGTCGCGAGGCCCGCCACCCTGGCCGAACTTGCGGCGGCCATCGCCGGGGCCTCAGTGTCGGTCAGCGCGGACACCGGCCCCCTGCATCTCGCCGCTCTCGCCGGCGCGCCGTGCATCGCCCTGTTCGGACCCACCAGCGCGCGGCAGTGGGCCCCGGACGGCGTCCGGATCCTGCGCGCCCACGCAGAGTGCCGGCCGTGCTCGCGCACCACGCGGTCCATCACATGCGAAACGCGGCGCTGCATGGCGACCATCTCCGTGGAGGAGGTGGAGCGTCATGTCCTGGCCTCGATTGCCGCCCAAAAAGAGAAGCCGGCTTGA
- a CDS encoding NUDIX domain-containing protein has translation MSRQIPCPHCGRSTGIFDNPTPTVDVVIFDPLRGVVLIERRNFPTGWALPGGFVDSGERVETAAVREAREETGLDVVLTSVLGVYSDPDRDPRQHTLSVVFTAQARNPDALQAGDDAGHARFFPLGDWPTPLAFDHAKILGDFEARLSRLAP, from the coding sequence ATGTCCCGGCAGATTCCCTGCCCGCATTGCGGCAGGTCGACTGGAATATTCGATAATCCCACGCCGACGGTGGATGTGGTGATCTTTGATCCACTCCGCGGCGTGGTGTTGATCGAGCGCAGGAATTTCCCTACGGGCTGGGCGCTGCCCGGCGGGTTCGTGGACAGCGGCGAGCGGGTGGAGACGGCCGCCGTGCGCGAGGCCAGGGAGGAAACCGGGCTGGACGTGGTGCTCACATCGGTTCTGGGAGTGTACTCGGATCCGGACCGCGACCCTCGCCAGCACACGCTCTCCGTGGTGTTCACCGCCCAGGCCAGAAATCCTGACGCCCTGCAGGCCGGTGATGACGCCGGGCATGCGCGGTTTTTTCCGTTGGGCGACTGGCCCACGCCATTGGCGTTCGATCATGCGAAGATTCTTGGTGATTTCGAAGCACGTCTTTCGCGTCTGGCTCCATGA